From the genome of Bos indicus isolate NIAB-ARS_2022 breed Sahiwal x Tharparkar chromosome 2, NIAB-ARS_B.indTharparkar_mat_pri_1.0, whole genome shotgun sequence:
TCTGATGAGGAAGGTAAAACTTCTCTGTAAATATTTACTAAGGAGAAGTGTAGCGAGGTGTGTAAACTTCATCTTCACAGCCACAGGAGGGCTGAGccagggaggcttcctggagggaaCACAGACTTAGGGTACAGGGAGGACCTGAGATGTAGCTGCAGAATCCCAGGGGAAGGAGAAGCCAGCGGGCCCCACCTTGCACACAGACCCCAACCCGGGGACAGGCTCAGACACCCTCGTGTGGGCCCAGGACTCAAGGCCGAGACTGAAGATGCAGGCTTCCAGAAATGCCTGAGCGCCACCTCACAGCTGCACGGAGACAGAAGAGGACTCACAGCGTGAGGGTCCACCAGCAGTGAGGCTGGCCCTGCTGGGCCCTGGAGCCGGAAGCGGGGAGGGGGCCAAGAGCCAAGTCCGCCGAGGGTGGGATGGGCCCTGGCCCTGCTCTTTCGGGACCTTGGTGGGTGCTCCTTGGGAGTGTGGCGGAGGCAAACAGGAGGCCTGTTCCTACACTGCCCCTCCCAAAGGCCTAGGAGTACCCTGGAGACCCCCAAAACTTCCCATAGCCCAGGACAGGGCTCCCTGCCCTGGTTTCCTTGCTTGCTGTTTCTGAGCTGCTCCTGAAACCAATTCCCTCAcccagaaaagaaacagattggGAGTCACAAGGACCTGGTTCAACCCTCAGGTCAGCTCAGCTCTtaactgtgtgactttaggcaaatcAAATGTCACCTTCAGTGAGGATTTTGAGGGCATCCgtatcttttttttacttttgggcCACTCCATATCACTTGCAgtatcttagttctccgaccagggatccaacacGGGTCCCCAGAAGCAGTGGATAAGCTgaaccctaaccactggactgccagggaagtcccaaggggcACTCTCATTTAAAGATTACATGTGCTCCCTGTGCCTCGATTCTGAGGATATTATCACTCTGACATTATCAtattttagttcttctctttattACTGTGTCCTCCAGCTAGAATTTACACTGCCCACAGGGACAGCAATGAATAAACGAAAATTCATTGCTCTCAGAGCCTCaactttctcttctgtaaaatgggggaagcAGTAgtaccacccctcccccaaaggGACCATGGTGATGTTGTGTGAGATGTTTGGCATGGGACAGGTGCTTCCTGACTGAGGACCTTTTCCCTAGGGACCTTCCaggaaggtggggagaggaggtaAGCCTCAACCTGACCTGGTGGAGCCTCCCCACTTTGGGCCTGGATTGGCACTGTGTGTAGCTCAGCCCAGGCCCGCCCTCCGCCAGCTGTGACCCAACCCTGTTGGTATACCCACTCCCCTTGGATTCCTGTGGCTACTATTGGGGAGGAGACTTGAACATCAGGCAAAAGCTCTCTGGCCAGGGAAACAGTCTCCCCAACTGTGCAATAGGGGCGCTCTGAGGGCCCCACCTCCAGGCTTTGCCCATCTGGGTAGATGTGGGTTTGGGGTAGTCAGAGCTTCCTCTTCAGCCACACCCCAAACCTACTCCTGCCTGTACCTGGTGAACAAGTTCTTTTTGGTTCCAAAACAGTGAAATTCAGAGTCCTGCCCAATTTTGTCCTCAAATGCACACAAGGgtacacacacactcttactATCACTCACCTTTGCATAGAAAAAAAGCCCTTCCAGCTCCTGAGTGAACAGACCCCATCCAACCACCTCCCAAAATGGGGCCACTGGCTCTGAAAATTAACCCCGACACAAGGCAGGGTCCAGAATGTCCTAAGCCTTTGGCTTGGGAAGGCAGGCGATGAGGGGGCATCAGCCAGGGGACAGTGCACAGGGCCTGGAAACAAATGTTCCTCTTTGGAATCCTGGATCTGCCATTTcctagctgtatgaccttgagctGACCACTGACTCTCCCTTGGCCTGCTTCCTGGTCTGTAACATGAGAAGTTCTTACCCGTGCCAGGGGGTGCTTGTTAGGCAAACGTGAGCTGACGGATGCAAAACGCTTAGTGCAGTGCCCAGCACACAAGACACCTGTGAGTGGAAGAGGCTGCTGTTGTTTGGAACACCTACATGCCTTGAGCACATTCTTCATGCCCAAACCCCAAACTAAAGCTAATGTAGGCAAGATGTGAGCAACTGAAACCCAAGGGGCTCTAGCACCAGGAGTTCTAGTCTCGGTGGAGGTGGGGTTCTTGTTTGGGGATGCCTGAGTCTGAACAGAGGAACCCATCAGATTGGCATCCTGGGGTGGGAGGTGTCACCTGCCAGCCATACTCCACCTGGGTCTCCAGTTTCTTGGATCCTCCCATAGGCCCCAGGCCTGGCCTAATCCTCCCATTCCAGGCTGTCACCCATTACACCCCACACCACTCCTTCCACGCACAGACAAATCTTATTTAtcacaaaatcatttttttattgaggGTTGGGTTAGGAACAGGAATAGGGGACTGGGGACCCTACCCCAGATGGCAGAGGGCTCAGGTGTTGGCTCGCACCCTGCCTCCTGTAGGGCACTGCAGGGTGAGACCTGACCCCAGGCTCTGGCTATGGTGCTGGACACCAGGCTGGAGTGGAGCTGGGGTTGCTTGGCCTGGTTCTGACGGCCGACCCGGCTGCAGTTCCCCAAAAACGGCCACCAGAGGGCAGTCGGCCCCCAGAGCAGAGGAATTCTCGGTTTCTCAGGTGAtggcttcttaaaaaaataaaaaaccagagGCTGGTGTGTTCCCCCTGCAAACCCGAGGGGGGCGGGCCTGGGGAGAAGGCTCTGGTTTCTATGATCTCTTCGATAAAAAGtaagcaaaaataataacaaaatacgtggtttctctctctcccttttcccccTCTAGGAACTGAGGTCAGAAATGAGGGTGTTGGGGACTGGGAGTACCCTGGTATGGCCTGGATTTCAAGGTGTgggtctctttttttccccttaacacccataaataaattcataaataaataataaatagatattCTCTttgtatgtgcacatatatacagATAAATCTTTCTCTTATCTAGGCAACGGAGTAACTAACCTCTCTGACTCTTTAGCTCAGAAACCCAAAAGTAAAGTGACATGGTCAAGGTCAAGGCAGGGGGAAGGTCAGGGACTTGGAATGGCACTGTGAAACACCCAGCAGCCTACTGGAACTCCAAGCCCATCTGGGCTGTGGGACATTTCTGAGTTGCAACCCTGACCACAGGAACATTCTAGAACCATGGAGCCAGCTGGGCCCTGCAGGGATCTGAACAGAATCCTGTGAAACACCCAAAGTCCTAGAACTCCAGAACCAGCTGGGTCTTGGGGTGTGGAGCTGGGGGTTGGAACAAAGCCCTGGAGGACCTAACACTCTGGAATTCTGTAGTGATCAGGGCTGGAGGGTCACCAGGATGAGACTAGACATCACTGGGGGAGCGGGATCGGAAGAGCGTCTTGGAAgaggaacagcagcagcagacagcccACAGCACCTTCTGCACGTCCTGGTTGCGGAAGGCGTAGATGATGGGGTTGATCATGGAGTTGTAGGTGGCAGGGAGCAGGGTGAGATAGGTGtagaggggtggggagtgggcatCGCCCAACAGGCAGTAGACGGTGAAGGGCAGCCAGCAGGCGGCAAAGGCGCCAAGCACCACGGCCAGGGTGGCTATGCCCTTTCGGGTGGCCACGTAGTGGGAGGCAGGCAGCAGGTGCCGCTGGAGGGCAATCTGCTGGGCGTGGCGGCAGACAATGCGACAGATCTGGGCATAGAGCTGCAGCATGATGCCAAACACCATGAAGAAGGCAACGGCCAGGACCACCAGATGGTTCTTGGAGAGCGGATAGACCACGCCGCATGTGGCCCGGGCATCCAGGCAGTTCCAGGCCAGCACAGGCAGCAGCCCCAGGCCCAGCGCGCCCCCCCACACTAGGGCCAGCATCACATAGGTCCGCGTCACTGTTGTCTCTGAGTAGTAGGTGAGCGCATTGTACAGAGAAAGGTAGCGATCAACGGTGATGGCCAGTAGGCTGCCGATGCTGGCAGTAAAGGCCATGGCCAGCACGCCAACCAGCACCAGGCTCATCACTGCtgagccaatgcagaagacagcaGCAAAGTGCATGACCAGGCCCAGGCCTGCCAGCAGGTCTGCCACAGCCAGGCTGCCCACTAGCAGGAACATGGGGGCACGGAAGGCGGGAGTGCCCACGATGATGGCCACCACCAGCGCGTTCTCACAGGACACCAGTGTGCCTGAGATGCACAGTACTACGTCCCAGGCCGTGGGGGAGGGCAGCGGTGTGGCAGGGCCTGTGGGCCCCTCTGTGGACCCCATGCTGCTCATGTTCACGTTTCCGGGGCCAGCAGAGAGCCAGGCCAGGGGGCTGCCTGCACCCCACATCATGGTACCTGTAGGAGAAAGGCCCTGTGAGAAGCTGGCAGGGCTGGGTGCTGGGTGGAGGGGTCTGGAAGCAGTGGGGGTCTCTCCTCAGGATACCTGGCTGGGTCCCAGGTTGCCCACCCCCTCCCATGCCCTGAAGCTCCTTCCAGGATACCCTTGTCTTCGCCTATGCCCTAGGCCAGCAGGGGTCTGGTGATCCCTGTGGTGGGTCGCTCCCCTCTCCCTTCTAACTCACTGAGTCCTGCAGGTCTCTTTCTCCCACTTGTGTGACTGAGGAGGACAAGATCAAGGACTACCATAAGTGGATAGAGGCCCATAGGATCCCGGAGAAGCTGGGAAAGGCCCAGGACCGGGGGAGGTGACATCTCAAGACTGACAGCAgctctgctccctccccaccagGGAGGATGACGCTCAGTTTCTGAGGCTCACCAGACCCCTCACGATTCTCAGTATGGCCAGCCCCAGACTCCGCCCCCAGAGAATGCTCGTGAAGCTCCCGCCAGCCCCCACCCTGCACTCCTGGGGTAACAACATCTGGGACCTcagccccccaacacacactcgGCCAGACTTCTGCCCCCCAGCTGGACCCCTCTTTCTGCCTGAACCTCTGGGTCTTTGGGACAGACACCCCCTGCTGGAAGCCAGGATCCTGTAGTCAGATCCCTCCCTCTGCTTGGACACCTGGATCTTGGGCCTGACTCCGCCTCCTGTCCGGACGTCTGGATTTCTAAGTCGGACACCTCCTCCTGCTCGGACGCCTGGGTCCTGGCCCAGACGCCTCCTGCCGGCccaaactcagatgaccatcagtCCCTTCAGGGCCTCGGGTCCTTGCAGGAGTGCTCACCCCACGCCGGGCTACCCAGCTGACAGCTCTTATCACCCAGACCCTGGGTCCCTTCCTGTGAGCCCAGACTCAGGGTTCCTGGTCTCAACCTCCGACCCCAATCAACCGCTGGGAGCTTGACCGCTTGCCCAGCGCCCCAGCATCCTGCGTGCCCTCTCGGATGCCTGGTACCCAGGCCGGGGCCCGCTACTCACCTCTCGGAACCGGGCGCGGCCGGGCCGCGGGAAGGCTGAACTCGGGTCCGGGCTGCGCAGGGTGTGTGAGGACCCCGAGAAGCCCCCGCGGCCGCGGGAGAAGCGGCGTGAgtcaccccgccccgccccgcccccgaccACCGCTTTGGTGACGTCAGTGGCCCGGCTGGCCAATGGGTGCGTCGCGCTGGGGCGCAGCGCGCGCCGCTCGGCATAGTAATGAGGCCTCGTGCCGCCCGCTCCCCCATTCATAAAAAGCGACCGTGGCTGCGGCTCCGCCCCCTTCTGAGTCGGCCCGCGCTGTCCTTGACGCTGCGCCCTCTACGGGCCGGGGGTTTCGGGGTCGCTGGTGCGAGAGCCCTTGAAGTCTCAGGAAGGTGGCGGGGGGCATGTGttagagggagaggaggaaaggggcCCCGGAGAGTTTATGGAGGTGATGGGACCCTCGGGTGGCAGAGACAGGCTGACGGAATTCAGGTGACGGAGACCGAGTGATGGGGGCTGAATGAGCGTCCCAGTCCCCAGTGAGGATGACAGGGGTTGCCAAGACGATGGGGCCCTGAGGTGATGGTGACAGGAGCACgagggagcagggaggtgggTGGAAGTGACGGTATGAGCGTGGTGACAGGATCTTGGGGGGATGGTGGCAGTACGACGCTGAGGTAGAGAAGAAGCCCCTAGGGCAACCATAGCAGTGTCAGGGTGACTCTGGGCCATGATGGGGTTCAGGGATGAGGTGGTGGCGAAAGAAAGGGAAGGTGGAGGGGCTGGGTGATAGTTCTTCAGGTCACCGTGACCCTGTCACAAGTGCTGAAGTGACCAGGCTGTGATGAGGGTCACAGGGTCCTGGAATGAAGATACCAGGTGACTGTGGGCCCCCAGGTGAGTGGGACAGGGTAAAGGGTCTGGACTGACAGTGACCGGGCCAGCCCTCGTGATGCTGGGGCTGGCAGAAGGAACCGGGCGACTTCAATCATGTCAGCCCAATAGCGCCCTCACTGCACAGGGAGGGGTGGGCCTGGCAAGATTTCAAAACTTGAATTATTTATTCAAGGATCTGGAAAGCCagcggggtggtggtgggggtgggggtcacttCCCCGAAGCAGCAGGAGTTGGGGAGCCGGGAAGAACTTGGAAGCAGAAAGCCATCAGCTCAGTCCCCAGGGCGGGCCCCTCTCAGCCTCCCATCTTAGGCACCCTGGCAGGTCAGGGCACAGAGAAGGAactcccccttccccacctcttccTGTTCCCAGGGAACCTCTCCCAGCTGACTTCTCCAGATGCCACAGATATGGCCAGTTCTGGGGAAGGGAAAATAGctgcctcctccaccctccaACTCGAGCTCTGATCCTCATTGGAATCAACCAGGCCtgtgggatggggctggggggcagggaccAGGTGAGGGCCCAGATCCCAGGCCCCACCACTTATCCTCCCAGCACAGAACCACTGAAGTATCACAGGGAGAAGGAGGGGGCAGGCCAGTGGCAGGGTACATGGGGAGGTCAGGGCTGGGGAAGATACTGTACTTCAGGTTGGACATGGTGAGTTTGGGGTGGTTAGCAGGTGGTGTGGTCAGCAGTTAGATTGGGTGAATATCTTAGGCTCTTTGGGCCTGTTTTCTCTAGAGACAGGGACTTCC
Proteins encoded in this window:
- the GPR3 gene encoding G-protein coupled receptor 3 produces the protein MMWGAGSPLAWLSAGPGNVNMSSMGSTEGPTGPATPLPSPTAWDVVLCISGTLVSCENALVVAIIVGTPAFRAPMFLLVGSLAVADLLAGLGLVMHFAAVFCIGSAVMSLVLVGVLAMAFTASIGSLLAITVDRYLSLYNALTYYSETTVTRTYVMLALVWGGALGLGLLPVLAWNCLDARATCGVVYPLSKNHLVVLAVAFFMVFGIMLQLYAQICRIVCRHAQQIALQRHLLPASHYVATRKGIATLAVVLGAFAACWLPFTVYCLLGDAHSPPLYTYLTLLPATYNSMINPIIYAFRNQDVQKVLWAVCCCCSSSKTLFRSRSPSDV